The Salvelinus sp. IW2-2015 linkage group LG8, ASM291031v2, whole genome shotgun sequence genome window below encodes:
- the LOC111967349 gene encoding peroxisome proliferator-activated receptor gamma coactivator 1-beta-like isoform X1, protein MVEDEEGGLSVFPSLREGCEEDLPFPSGSLSPETEASSLLKRLLLSPPNVPTGLESHKEGSSSSVHRHSSRSLHMKPARPLVKRESTHHERKPRAVRPAGRLCTELHRHLTTTQEAEDTPSADTEEDGEEEEDDDEEDSESEEEEDEEETSSSEGESATPPEPSKPQFSSEKELHSVVELIKYMHTYCLPMRKQAIWERKERECPGQVRRARPEYPPARISPNCHKAATQAQICAPRPRLAFTRRREFKANSLLRELLEAVKSFDMSKPYRLHSPPYTHNRGAIPKPTQDRKIETPSPAARSTKPVLRKDSESDRSLEAPKSPDLEDASFSVRRSRRLASFPSRFAKKVCAGRMRVEPVSGAGHLGEEDMAVKHPMGHDLEKDTTTPNNSTSSQTTADAAEPDNICCQNVKRSCLCLPLTPISTGDTQYANKPFEQTLSVDLCGTAGLTPPTTPPHKPVEDELFKPEGKGESKGSWLTRANSRKFPKQTELYAQLRKMGQASDADPKVHQTFGDHDYCLLSLGERRKRTAAMLSHSLFGRSSSEGPEPKGERALGGESYGHQREDKLFSKVPEYLSNGTRADGKGDGRRATAASHQSGSPHAISPHKSDEEGERSSLCSRSPSPILHSSFCQPHSPSSKPDISCENSETCHGDKQGNKISKSGIQIDEDNCQVFYIHNLPSSVTQTMLRKRFEAFGDPEDCKVITKNEERCGVIKFRQAPSGQQIQHRREPLFQNRGGGMHRLSRKRYIDLDEAGPGPVKSKYDALDFDTLLKEAQKSLHR, encoded by the exons ATGGTGGAGGACGAGGAGGGGGGGCTGTCTGTTTTTCCCTCGCTGAGGGAGGGGTGCGAGGAGGACCTCCCCTTCCCTTCAGGCTCCCTGAGCCCAGAGACAGAAGCCTCGTCTCTA CTGAAAAGGCTCCTGCTGTCCCCCCCTAACGTGCCCACGGGCCTGGAGTCACACAAAGAGGGCAGCAGTAGCAGTGTGCATCGCCATAGCAGCCGGAGCCTGCATATGAAACCTGCCAGGCCTTTGGTTAAG CGTGAAAGCACACATCATGAGCGTAAGCCCCGAGCGGTGAGACCAGCTGGACGTCTGTGCACAGAGCTCCACCGGCACCTCACCACCACACAGGAGGCCGAGGACACTCCTTCAGCTGACACAGAGGAGgacggggaggaggaggaagatgatgacGAGGAGGACAGTGAGTCCGAGGAGGAAGAAGACGAGGAGGAGACCTCGAGCAGTGAGGGTGAAAGCGCCACCCCGCCTGAGCCCTCCAAGCCTCAGTTCTCCTCGGAGAAAGAACTGCACTCTGTGGTGGAGCTTATCAAGTACATGCACACATACTGCCTCCCCATGCGCAAGCAGGCCATCTGGGAGCGCAAGGAGCGCGAGTGCCCAGGCCAGGTACGCAGGGCCAGGCCTGAGTACCCTCCTGCTCGTATCTCCCCAAACTGTCACAAGGCTGCAACCCAGGCCCAGATCTGCGCCCCTCGGCCGCGCCTCGCCTTCACACGCAGACGGGAGTTCAAAGCCAACTCTCTTCTGCGCGAACTGCTCGAAGCGGTCAAATCCTTTGACATGAGCAAGCCTTACAGACTCCACAGCCCCCCCTACACCCATAACAGAGGAGCTATCCCAAAACCAACGCAGGACAGAAAGATTGAGACCCCCAGTCCGGCTGCCCGTTCAACCAAACCAGTGCTTAGAAAAGACTCCGAGAGCGACAGGTCCCTAGAAGCCCCGAAGAGCCCCGATCTGGAGGACGCGTCTTTCTCTGTCCGCCGCTCCCGCAGGCTCGCCTCTTTCCCCAGCCGCTTCGCCAAGAAGGTGTGTGCGGGCCGGATGAGGGTGGAGCCTGTGTCGGGAGCCGGGCACCTTGGCGAGGAGGACATGGCGGTCAAACACCCCATGGGACACGACCTGGAGAAAGACACCACCACCCCTAACAACAGTACTTCTTCCCAAACCACGGCAGACGCAGCGGAACCCGATAACATCTGCTGTCAAAACG TGAAACGCAGCTGCCTCTGTCTGCCGCTGACTCCCATATCTACAGG AGATACCCAGTATGCCAACAAGCCCTTTGAGCAGACTCTCAGCGTGGACCTGTGTGGCACAGCAG GCCTCACCCCTCCCACCACCCCCCCTCACAAGCCTGTGGAGGACGAGCTTTTCAAGCCTGAGGGGAAAGGAGAGTCGAAGGGTTCTTGGCTCACCCGGGCCAACTCCCGCAAGTTCCCCAAGCAGACCGAACTCTACGCTCAGCTCCGCAAGATGGGCCAGGCCAGCGATGCAGATCCCAAAGTCCACCAGACATTCGGAGACCACGACTACTGCCTGCTGAGCCTGGGGGAGCGTCGGAAGAGAACCGCCGCCATGCTGTCCCACTCTCTGTTCGGACGCTCTTCTTCTGAGGGGCCAGAGCCTAAGGGGGAAAGGGCGCTGGGCGGCGAGAGCTATGGACATCAGCGTGAAGACAAACTATTCTCCAAGGTACCAGAGTACCTGAGTAACGGTACCAGGGCTGACGGCAAGGGGGACGGGCGGAGGGCGACCGCGGCATCACACCAATCAGGATCGCCCCATGCTATATCACCCCACAAGTCAGATGAAGAGGGGGAGCgctcctccctctgctcccgctctccctcccccatcctccaCTCCAGCTTCTGCCAGCCCCACTCCCCTAGCAGTAAGCCTGACATCAG ctgtGAGAACTCTGAAACGTGCCACGGAGACAAGCAGGGAAACAAAATCTCCAAGTCTGGGATTCAAATTGACGAG GACAACTGCCAAGTGTTCTACATTCACAACCTGCCGAGCAGCGTCACACAAACTATGCTGCGCAAACGCTTCGAGGCCTTTGGCGACCCAGAGGACTGCAAAGTCATCACCAAAAACGA GGAACGCTGTGGAGTCATCAAGTTTCGTCAAGCGCCCAGTGGCCAGCAGATCCAGCACAGACGAGAGCCGCTCTTCCAGAACAGAGGGGGTGGCATGCACAGGCTCAGCAGGAAGAGATACATTGATCTGG ACGAAGCGGGACCAGGGCCGGTAAAGAGCAAGTATGACGCCCTGGACTTTGACACCCTGCTGAAGGAGGCCCAGAAGAGCCTGCATCGCTGA
- the LOC111967349 gene encoding peroxisome proliferator-activated receptor gamma coactivator 1-beta-like isoform X2, with amino-acid sequence MKPARPLVKRESTHHERKPRAVRPAGRLCTELHRHLTTTQEAEDTPSADTEEDGEEEEDDDEEDSESEEEEDEEETSSSEGESATPPEPSKPQFSSEKELHSVVELIKYMHTYCLPMRKQAIWERKERECPGQVRRARPEYPPARISPNCHKAATQAQICAPRPRLAFTRRREFKANSLLRELLEAVKSFDMSKPYRLHSPPYTHNRGAIPKPTQDRKIETPSPAARSTKPVLRKDSESDRSLEAPKSPDLEDASFSVRRSRRLASFPSRFAKKVCAGRMRVEPVSGAGHLGEEDMAVKHPMGHDLEKDTTTPNNSTSSQTTADAAEPDNICCQNVKRSCLCLPLTPISTGDTQYANKPFEQTLSVDLCGTAGLTPPTTPPHKPVEDELFKPEGKGESKGSWLTRANSRKFPKQTELYAQLRKMGQASDADPKVHQTFGDHDYCLLSLGERRKRTAAMLSHSLFGRSSSEGPEPKGERALGGESYGHQREDKLFSKVPEYLSNGTRADGKGDGRRATAASHQSGSPHAISPHKSDEEGERSSLCSRSPSPILHSSFCQPHSPSSKPDISCENSETCHGDKQGNKISKSGIQIDEDNCQVFYIHNLPSSVTQTMLRKRFEAFGDPEDCKVITKNEERCGVIKFRQAPSGQQIQHRREPLFQNRGGGMHRLSRKRYIDLDEAGPGPVKSKYDALDFDTLLKEAQKSLHR; translated from the exons ATGAAACCTGCCAGGCCTTTGGTTAAG CGTGAAAGCACACATCATGAGCGTAAGCCCCGAGCGGTGAGACCAGCTGGACGTCTGTGCACAGAGCTCCACCGGCACCTCACCACCACACAGGAGGCCGAGGACACTCCTTCAGCTGACACAGAGGAGgacggggaggaggaggaagatgatgacGAGGAGGACAGTGAGTCCGAGGAGGAAGAAGACGAGGAGGAGACCTCGAGCAGTGAGGGTGAAAGCGCCACCCCGCCTGAGCCCTCCAAGCCTCAGTTCTCCTCGGAGAAAGAACTGCACTCTGTGGTGGAGCTTATCAAGTACATGCACACATACTGCCTCCCCATGCGCAAGCAGGCCATCTGGGAGCGCAAGGAGCGCGAGTGCCCAGGCCAGGTACGCAGGGCCAGGCCTGAGTACCCTCCTGCTCGTATCTCCCCAAACTGTCACAAGGCTGCAACCCAGGCCCAGATCTGCGCCCCTCGGCCGCGCCTCGCCTTCACACGCAGACGGGAGTTCAAAGCCAACTCTCTTCTGCGCGAACTGCTCGAAGCGGTCAAATCCTTTGACATGAGCAAGCCTTACAGACTCCACAGCCCCCCCTACACCCATAACAGAGGAGCTATCCCAAAACCAACGCAGGACAGAAAGATTGAGACCCCCAGTCCGGCTGCCCGTTCAACCAAACCAGTGCTTAGAAAAGACTCCGAGAGCGACAGGTCCCTAGAAGCCCCGAAGAGCCCCGATCTGGAGGACGCGTCTTTCTCTGTCCGCCGCTCCCGCAGGCTCGCCTCTTTCCCCAGCCGCTTCGCCAAGAAGGTGTGTGCGGGCCGGATGAGGGTGGAGCCTGTGTCGGGAGCCGGGCACCTTGGCGAGGAGGACATGGCGGTCAAACACCCCATGGGACACGACCTGGAGAAAGACACCACCACCCCTAACAACAGTACTTCTTCCCAAACCACGGCAGACGCAGCGGAACCCGATAACATCTGCTGTCAAAACG TGAAACGCAGCTGCCTCTGTCTGCCGCTGACTCCCATATCTACAGG AGATACCCAGTATGCCAACAAGCCCTTTGAGCAGACTCTCAGCGTGGACCTGTGTGGCACAGCAG GCCTCACCCCTCCCACCACCCCCCCTCACAAGCCTGTGGAGGACGAGCTTTTCAAGCCTGAGGGGAAAGGAGAGTCGAAGGGTTCTTGGCTCACCCGGGCCAACTCCCGCAAGTTCCCCAAGCAGACCGAACTCTACGCTCAGCTCCGCAAGATGGGCCAGGCCAGCGATGCAGATCCCAAAGTCCACCAGACATTCGGAGACCACGACTACTGCCTGCTGAGCCTGGGGGAGCGTCGGAAGAGAACCGCCGCCATGCTGTCCCACTCTCTGTTCGGACGCTCTTCTTCTGAGGGGCCAGAGCCTAAGGGGGAAAGGGCGCTGGGCGGCGAGAGCTATGGACATCAGCGTGAAGACAAACTATTCTCCAAGGTACCAGAGTACCTGAGTAACGGTACCAGGGCTGACGGCAAGGGGGACGGGCGGAGGGCGACCGCGGCATCACACCAATCAGGATCGCCCCATGCTATATCACCCCACAAGTCAGATGAAGAGGGGGAGCgctcctccctctgctcccgctctccctcccccatcctccaCTCCAGCTTCTGCCAGCCCCACTCCCCTAGCAGTAAGCCTGACATCAG ctgtGAGAACTCTGAAACGTGCCACGGAGACAAGCAGGGAAACAAAATCTCCAAGTCTGGGATTCAAATTGACGAG GACAACTGCCAAGTGTTCTACATTCACAACCTGCCGAGCAGCGTCACACAAACTATGCTGCGCAAACGCTTCGAGGCCTTTGGCGACCCAGAGGACTGCAAAGTCATCACCAAAAACGA GGAACGCTGTGGAGTCATCAAGTTTCGTCAAGCGCCCAGTGGCCAGCAGATCCAGCACAGACGAGAGCCGCTCTTCCAGAACAGAGGGGGTGGCATGCACAGGCTCAGCAGGAAGAGATACATTGATCTGG ACGAAGCGGGACCAGGGCCGGTAAAGAGCAAGTATGACGCCCTGGACTTTGACACCCTGCTGAAGGAGGCCCAGAAGAGCCTGCATCGCTGA